The stretch of DNA GAGCAGCGGGAAGCCTTCTACCGCTACTTTCGCGAGATCGAGGAAATCTACGAAATCCTTTCCCCCGATCCTTTCCTGCGCCCCTACCTGGAAGACTATCAGCGGCTGGTGGAGATGTACCGCCTGCTGCGCAACGCTTACGAGCCGCACGTGCCGGTTGACAGATCTTTTTTGCGCAAGACTGCGGAAATCGTGCAGCAGCACAGCCGCACCGATGCCATCCGTGAACCGCAGGTGACCTACGAAATCAGCCCAGGGGCCTTGCTGGCTCTCCTGAACGAGGAAAAACCAGAGACGGTGAAAGTGTTCAACCTGCTCAAGGAACTGCACCGGTTGGTGGCTGACCAAGGCCGCATTGCTCCATACTTGCTCTCCATTGGCGAGCGCGCCGAAGAGATCCGCCGCCGCTTCGAGGAACGGCTGATCGAGGCCCAGCAGGCGCTCCAGGAACTGGAGGTGCTGGTCAAACAACTGAAGGATGCCGAGAAGGAACGTCGGACTAGGGAGGATCTGGCAAGTCACCCCTACGCGCCGCAGGCCTTTGCAGTGGAGTGGTGGCTCCGCACCCATCAGGTTTCTCCGGAACAGGCCAGGCAGGTCGCGCAGACGATGGAGAGCGCCTTTGCCGCCTTCCCACACTGGCTCAGCAGCCGCCAACAGGAAAGCGAACTGCGCAGAGAACTGTACAAAGCGTTGCTGGATGTGGGCATCAGCGACGTTGTTGCCTGGGCTGATGCTATCCTGAACCTGCTGCGGAGGGCCGCCGAATGAGAAAGTCCGCCGCCCCGGAATGGTTGCCGCTGGAAGAGGCCGTTCCCGTTGACCTGTTCCGCGCCGAAGTCGAGGCCTGGGCGCAGCGGCTGGGCGTCACCCCGCGTGAGGTACGCATCCGGCCAATGCAGCGCAAATGGGCCAGTTGCTCTTCACACG from Calditrichota bacterium encodes:
- a CDS encoding type I restriction endonuclease subunit R produces the protein EQREAFYRYFREIEEIYEILSPDPFLRPYLEDYQRLVEMYRLLRNAYEPHVPVDRSFLRKTAEIVQQHSRTDAIREPQVTYEISPGALLALLNEEKPETVKVFNLLKELHRLVADQGRIAPYLLSIGERAEEIRRRFEERLIEAQQALQELEVLVKQLKDAEKERRTREDLASHPYAPQAFAVEWWLRTHQVSPEQARQVAQTMESAFAAFPHWLSSRQQESELRRELYKALLDVGISDVVAWADAILNLLRRAAE